Proteins encoded by one window of Carassius carassius chromosome 30, fCarCar2.1, whole genome shotgun sequence:
- the LOC132110664 gene encoding sialin-like, with amino-acid sequence MTEHAASESETEDHDQPLLRRKDTGDIQKAPACCSSRYGLAFLSCYGFFVAYALRVNLSVAMVDMLKNRSSVNNSSSVCPHHSIPVPKHNHTASVYDWNSETQGWILGSFFYGYIITQIPGGYLARKYGAKWLFGIGILCTVIFTLLTPVAADLGAGYLIAVRVLEGIGEGVSYPAMHAMWASWAPPLERSRLLTISYTGGQLGTVVALPLSGQICFYLDWTYVFYIFGAVGLLWFVLWAYFVSDSPSSHKSISEDEKTYIMASLKNELSPTTDYIPWTSIFKSLPLWAIVVAHFSYNWTFYTLLTLLPTYMNDILGFSIQQNGMLSALPYLGCWLLALLGGQLADLLREKYLISTVIVRKAFTLVGMLGPAVFLVAAGNTGCNYVLAIAFLTLSSSLGGISASGFSINHLDIAPSYAGILLGITNSFATIPGMVGPVIARSLTKSNTIPEWQIVFYISAAINVFGAVFFTIFGKGTVQPWAGQRIHIR; translated from the exons ATGACGGAGCACGCGGCGTCAGAGTCAGAAACTGAAGACCATGACCAGCCTTTACTACGCCGGAAAGACACCGGAGACATTCAGAAAG CTCCTGCTTGCTGCTCCTCACGATACGGATTGGCCTTTTTGTCCTGTTATGGCTTCTTTGTGGCATATGCCCTCAGGGTGAACCTTAGTGTGGCAATGGTGGACATGCTGAAAAACAGGTCCAGTGTCAACAACAGTTCCTCCGTCTGCCCTCATCATAGCATCCCAGTGCCCAAACACAATCACACT GCCAGTGTGTATGACTGGAATTCAGAGACTCAGGGCTGGATCCTGGGCTCTTTTTTCTATGGATACATAATTACTCAGATACCAGGTGGCTACTTGGCACGCAAGTATGGTGCCAAGTGGCTCTTTGGTATTGGTATCCTTTGCACTGTGATCTTCACCCTGCTGACTCCAGTAGCCGCTGATCTGGGAGCTGGTTACCTCATCGCTGTCAGGGTGTTGGAAGGCATTGGGGAG GGAGTGTCATATCCTGCTATGCATGCGATGTGGGCATCATGGGCACCACCTCTGGAGAGAAGTCGACTGCTCACTATCTCTTACACAG GTGGTCAACTGGGAACTGTTGTAGCCCTTCCTCTGTCTGGCCAGATATGTTTTTACCTAGACTGGACATATGTCTTTTATATATTTG GAGCTGTTGGACTTCTTTGGTTTGTCCTTTGGGCTTACTTTGTCAGTGACAGTCCCAGCTCACACAAAAGCATATCAGAGGATGAGAAGACCTACATAATGGCATCTTTAAAAAATGAA CTGTCCCCAACCACAGATTACATCCCATGGACATCAATTTTCAAGTCTTTGCCATTATGGGCCATAGTTGTGGCACACTTCTCTTACAACTGGACATTTTACACTCTGCTCACCCTCTTACCCACCTACATGAATGATATACTCGGATTCAGCATCCAGCAG AATGGAATGCTCTCGGCTTTGCCCTACCTTGGTTGTTGGTTGCTGGCATTGCTGGGTGGACAGCTGGCAGACCTCCTGAGAGAGAAATATCTTATCAGCACTGTAATTGTGCGTAAGGCCTTCACTTTAGTAG GAATGCTGGGACCAGCCGTCTTCCTCGTGGCTGCTGGCAACACTGGCTGTAACTATGTCTTGGCTATAGCCTTCCtcactctctcttcctctctaggAGGCATTTCAGCCTCTGGATTTAGCATCAACCATTTGGACATTGCTCCCTC ATATGCTGGGATATTGCTTGGGATCACAAACTCATTTGCCACTATACCTGGCATGGTAGGCCCTGTAATAGCAAGATCTCTGACCAAATCT AACACCATTCCAGAGTGGCAAATTGTCTTCTACATCTCTGCAGCAATCAATGTATTTGGAGCTGTATTCTTCACAATTTTTGGCAAGGGCACAGTCCAGCCTTGGGCTGGCCAGAGAATACACATCCGATGA
- the LOC132111142 gene encoding cyclic GMP-AMP synthase-like, giving the protein MNGQRRLSSFPATRPDQPKAKAETKADANGKSKEQSDHQMNDGEDQSPERAEDKSAPKRGSRKQRTEKDKDPNDCESEDKPHKTPAPKRTTIYRPSKKQKDLSQSQEISESKCEENCASTSRRASVPNNANIVNGNDKQDSAKSKQQIKKNDCESEGKPQQTVKSKSDEKPAPKRLSKKQREALNFDREAALESSESKSEAKSTKKTRRRPESAETAFSEDSSSAVSARSSDRQKKSAEKATATRGQGVDDTLGKVLKATIDKLKIKKSERSNASSCVNNITDKVITHLKQNVTWCEHIERLRTGSYYENLKICEPDEFDVMLTIPVERVDIQKFDMAGAFYSVALKRHPNKHALDRFLKEDKTIQASEMLIEFRDAVKEAVEKLPYQINVQRKKPRCPAVTLEVKMEENGKTISIDFVLGLKVHRASWPEFTKDGFEIENWLGKKEKDNMKRQPFYLVPKYEGKGNAEHDGVVAKDAWRISFSHVEKEILKRHGQSKTCCEDVGQKCCRKECLKLLKYLLQQLKEDDSKSSKMTSFCSYHAKTTLLHACATRGTDSEWAYSQLADCFQQLLGDFVQHLRKQHLPNFFIPSHNLLQQASPRSCDFLANEIEFQLNKKFPIFS; this is encoded by the exons ATGAACGGCCAGAGAAGACTGAGCAGCTTCCCCGCGACAAGACCTGACCAACCCAAAGCCAAAGCTGAAACAAAAGCAGATGCAAATGGGAAAAGTAAAGAGCAAAGTGATCACCAGATGAATGACGGGGAGGATCAGTCCCCGGAGCGCGCCGAGGACAAGAGCGCGCCAAAGCGGGGAAGCAGGAAGCAACGGACTGAAAAGGATAAAGATCCTAATGACTGCGAAAGTGAGGACAAACCTCACAAAACCCCAGCACCAAAACGGACAACCATTTATAGACCGAGTAAAAAGCAGAAGGATCTTAGTCAGTCTCAGGAGATCTCCGAGAGTAAGTGCGAAGAAAACTGCGCTTCGACATCTAGAAGAGCTTCTGTTCCCAATAACGCAAACATTGTTAACGGGAATGACAAACAAGACAGTGCAAAAAGCAAGCAACAGATTAAAAAGAATGACTGTGAAAGTGAAGGCAAACCACAGCAGACAGTCAAGAGCAAGTCCGATGAAAAACCGGCACCAAAACGACTGAGTAAAAAGCAGAGAGAAGCTTTAAATTTTGACAGAGAAGCAGCTCTGGAGAGCTCCGAAAGCAAATCGGAAGCAAAATCCACAAAAAAAACTAGAAGGCGACCTGAATCTGCTGAAACGGCTTTTTCTGAGGACTCTTCTTCAGCGGTTAGCGCGCGCAGCTCTGACCGCCAAAAGAAAAGCGCAGAAAAAGCAACTGCAACCAGAGGACAAGGCGTCGATGACACACTGGGAAAGGTTCTCAAGGCAACTATTGACAAATTAAAGATCAAGAAAAGCGAGCGGTCTAATGCGTCCAGTTGTGTTAATAACATCACGGATAAAGTCATTACACACCTGAAACAAAACGTGACCTGGTGTGAACACATCGAGAGGTTACGAACTGGAAGTTATTATGAAAACCTCAAA ATTTGTGAACCAGATGAATTTGATGTGATGCTGACTATTCCTGTGGAGCGAGTGGACATTCAGAAGTTTGATATGGCCGGAGCATTTTACAGTGTTGCATTGAAAAGACATCCGAATAAGCATGCTCTGGACAGATTCCTAAAAGAAGACAAGACCATTCAGGCCAGTGAAATGCTGATTGAATTCAGAGATGCCGTCAAGGAGGCTGTGGAGAAACTCCCAT ACCAAATTAATGTACAGCGAAAAAAGCCAAGATGCCCTGCAGTGACGCTGGAagtaaaaatggaagaaaatggaAAGACTATTTCCATCGACTTCGTTCTTGGTCTTAAGGTTCATCGTGCAAGCTGGCCAGAATTTACAAAAGACGGCTTCGAAATAGAAAACTGGCTTGGTAAAAAGGAGAAAGATAATATGAAGCGTCAACCATTCTATCTGGTTCCTAAATATGAAGGAAAGGGAAACGCAGAGCATGATGGAGTTGTTGCAAAAG ATGCCTGGCGAATTTCTTTTTCACACGTTGAAAAAGAAATTTTGAAAAGGCACGGTCAGTCCAAGACATGCTGTGAGGACGTTGGACAGAAATGTTGCCG GAAGGAGTGTCTAAAGCTACTGAAGTATCTTCTTCAACAGCTCAAAGAGGATGACTCCAAATCCAGTAAGATGACCAGCTTCTGCTCCTATCATGCAAAGACCACCCTTCTCCATGCTTGTGCTACAAGGGGAACCGACAGCGAGTGGGCATACAGTCAGCTGGCCGACTGCTTCCAGCAGCTTTTAGGAGACTTTGTGCAACACCTGAGAAAACAGCATCTCCCTAACTTTTTCATTCCATCCCATAATCTCTTACAACAAGCCTCCCCGAGAAGCTGTGATTTCCTGGCAAATGAAATTGAATTCCAGCTAAATAAGAAATTTCCTATTTTCAGTTAA
- the LOC132110666 gene encoding elongation factor 1-alpha 1-like: protein MGKEKLHINIVVIGHVDSGKSTTTGHLIYKCGGIDKRTIEKFEKEAAEMGKGSFKYAWVLDKLKAERERGITIDISLWKFETSKYYVTIIDAPGHRDFIKNMITGTSQADCAVLIVAAGVGEFEAGISKNGQTREHALLAYTLGVKQLIVGINKMDSTEPSYSQKRYEEIVKEVSTYIKKIGYNPDTVAFVPISGWNGDNMLEASPNMTWFKGWKITRKEGNSSGTTLLEALDAIQPPTRPTDKALRLPLQDVYKIGGIGTVPVGRVETGILKPGMVVTFAPVNLTTEVKSVEMHHEALSEAFPGDNVGFNVKNVSVKDIRRGNVAGDSKNDPPQEAAIFTAQVIILNHPGQISAGYAPVLDCHTAHIACKFAELKEKIDRRSGKKLEDNPKSLKSGDAAIVDMIPGKPMCVESFSEYPPLGRFAVRDMRQTVAVGVIKGVEKKTPTSGKITKSAQKAQKVK, encoded by the exons ATGGGAAAGGAGAAGCTCCACATCAACATTGTGGTCATCGGCCATGtggactctggaaagtccaccaCGACTGGCCACCTCATCTACAAGTGTGGTGGGATTGACAAGCGAACAATTGAGAAGTTTGAGAAAGAGGCTGCAGAG ATGGGAAAAGGCTCTTTCAAGTATGCCTGGGTGCTGGACAAGCTtaaagcagaaagagagagaggaatcaCCATCGACATCTCCCTGTGGAAGTTTGAGACCAGCAAATACTATGTCACCATCATTGATGCTCCAGGACACAGGGACTTCATCAAAAACATGATCACTGGAACCTCACAG GCGGATTGTGCCGTGCTGATTGTAGCGGCAGGTGTCGGAGAGTTTGAAGCTGGAATCTCGAAGAACGGTCAGACCAGAGAGCATGCTCTTCTGGCCTACACATTGGGTGTGAAGCAGCTGATTGTGGGTATCAACAAGATGGATTCCACTGAACCCAGTTACAGCCAGAAGCGTTATGAGGAAATTGTGAAGGAAGTCAGCACCTACATCAAGAAGATTGGCTATAATCCTGACACAGTAGCATTCGTGCCCATCTCTGGCTGGAATGGAGATAACATGCTTGAGGCCAGTCCCAAT ATGACTTGGTTCAAGGGTTGGAAGATTACTCGGAAAGAGGGAAACTCATCTGGGACCACCCTATTGGAGGCTCTGGATGCCATTCAGCCTCCAACACGCCCAACTGACAAAGCCCTCCGCCTGCCTCTTCAGGATGTCTACAAGATTGGAG GTATTGGAACTGTCCCTGTGGGCCGTGTGGAGACTGGGATTTTGAAGCCAGGTATGGTGGTGACCTTTGCCCCTGTCAACTTGACAACTGAAGTCAAGTCTGTGGAAATGCATCACGAGGCTCTTTCTGAAGCCTTTCCTGGGGACAACGTtggctttaatgttaaaaatgtctcTGTCAAGGACATCCGCCGTGGCAACGTCGCTGGAGACAGCAAAAACGACCCACCCCAGGAAGCCGCCATCTTCACTGCCCAG GTTATCATTTTGAACCACCCAGGGCAAATCAGCGCTGGCTACGCTCCCGTTCTGGATTGCCACACTGCGCACATCGCCTGCAAGTTCGCAGAGTTGAAGGAGAAGATTGATCGTCGTTCTGGGAAAAAGCTTGAGGACAACCCCAAAAGCCTCAAGTCAGGAGATGCGGCTATCGTCGACATGATCCCTGGGAAGCCCATGTGTGTGGAGAGCTTTTCAGAGTATCCTCCTCTGG GTCGTTTTGCTGTGCGTGACATGCGTCAGACAGTTGCAGTGGGAGTGATTAAAGGAGTGGAGAAAAAGACCCCGACAAGCGGAAAGATCACCAAATCCGCTCAGAAAGCCCAGAAGGTCAAATGA